A section of the Actinomycetes bacterium genome encodes:
- a CDS encoding Stp1/IreP family PP2C-type Ser/Thr phosphatase, whose protein sequence is MDVNSYTAIDKGRSRKHNEDYLLKYEPTDKNVLENKGSIYIVADGVGGLNKGDVASKKAANLIKDFYYSSSIKNTEKALINSIKKANSEIFNLSNSDTKMGTTVVCMVLINGKAYSANVGDSRAYLLRENKLKKVTEDHSFVGERVRSGDLTEEEARVHPRKNIILRCLGTNKDVEVDTFKIDLKEGDKFLLCSDGLWGEMPHSKLEKLVQSKSEAAIDKLVESANDAGGSDNISVILVDIGKVSKIKRKSKPRVLAALSYFFIGFSILLLAAIGFFIYRLIGQYPPKAVMVLSGQDEVLNVPSEVNFDGSRSYDNQEIASYMWIIEGNILEGEKQTYEFKAPKNAAVTLICEDRQGNKGISTRVLEILDNEEPKVSLELGNPSDKEYYLGEDEFINFRINASDNHEISKYLFYENDTKIEFSGNSYSYKIENEGKKDFYVEAIDKSGNVGESNIIELEIFKDSVKPSISCNFLDNSELSISENTKYLPIEIQASDRNLDRIEVSIGNSTPRILHQKPFIYFWEIKNGGDYNIKIEVFDSSNNKNTITGNIRIKVLPENIVVYSDYYEGSRQIFLKNKNGEIIQITSDNNDNINPDLSNDGKSICYCSKLDNRYEAYLINIDGSGKNMLTNLRSRNPLEVFFDNSGQNIIIAANNGVSNSYYVYNIISRELSEINENVKSLDL, encoded by the coding sequence TAATAAAAGATTTTTATTATTCTTCTAGTATTAAAAATACTGAAAAAGCATTAATCAATTCAATTAAAAAAGCAAATTCTGAAATTTTTAATTTGTCAAATTCTGATACCAAGATGGGAACTACTGTCGTATGCATGGTTTTAATAAATGGAAAAGCCTATAGTGCCAATGTTGGAGATAGCAGGGCTTATTTATTGAGAGAAAATAAGCTTAAAAAGGTAACAGAAGACCATTCTTTTGTTGGAGAAAGGGTGAGATCTGGGGATCTTACTGAAGAAGAAGCCAGAGTTCATCCAAGAAAAAATATTATACTCCGCTGCCTGGGCACAAATAAGGACGTAGAAGTGGATACCTTTAAAATTGACTTAAAAGAAGGTGATAAATTTCTTTTATGTTCAGATGGACTTTGGGGCGAAATGCCACATAGTAAATTAGAAAAACTTGTGCAGTCTAAAAGTGAGGCTGCTATTGATAAGCTAGTGGAAAGTGCTAACGATGCTGGTGGAAGTGATAATATATCAGTTATATTAGTAGACATAGGAAAAGTCAGTAAAATAAAAAGAAAAAGTAAGCCCAGAGTACTGGCAGCACTAAGTTATTTTTTTATAGGTTTTTCAATTTTACTTCTTGCAGCTATAGGGTTTTTTATCTATAGATTAATAGGCCAATATCCCCCAAAAGCTGTAATGGTTTTATCTGGCCAAGATGAAGTTTTAAATGTTCCTTCGGAGGTTAATTTTGATGGAAGCAGATCTTACGATAATCAGGAAATAGCTTCATATATGTGGATTATCGAAGGCAATATTTTAGAAGGGGAAAAACAAACTTATGAATTTAAGGCACCTAAAAATGCAGCCGTTACTTTAATATGTGAAGATCGACAAGGCAACAAGGGAATAAGCACTAGAGTTTTGGAAATTTTAGACAATGAAGAGCCCAAAGTAAGTTTAGAGCTGGGGAATCCTAGTGATAAAGAATATTACCTTGGGGAAGATGAATTTATAAACTTCAGAATAAACGCTTCAGATAATCATGAAATTAGCAAATATTTATTCTATGAAAATGACACCAAAATAGAATTTAGCGGCAATAGTTATTCTTATAAAATCGAGAACGAAGGAAAGAAAGATTTTTATGTAGAAGCCATTGATAAGTCAGGGAATGTGGGAGAATCTAATATAATAGAATTAGAAATTTTCAAGGATAGTGTAAAACCCAGCATTAGCTGTAATTTCCTGGATAATAGTGAATTATCAATTTCTGAGAACACAAAGTATTTGCCAATTGAAATCCAAGCCAGTGATAGAAACTTAGATAGGATAGAAGTAAGTATAGGTAATTCAACTCCAAGAATTTTACACCAAAAACCGTTTATATACTTTTGGGAAATTAAAAATGGAGGAGATTATAATATAAAAATTGAGGTCTTTGATAGTAGCAATAATAAAAATACAATAACCGGAAATATTAGGATAAAGGTTTTGCCTGAAAATATTGTAGTTTATTCAGATTACTATGAAGGGTCAAGACAAATATTTTTAAAAAACAAAAATGGAGAAATTATCCAAATTACTAGTGATAATAATGATAATATTAATCCAGATTTATCTAATGATGGCAAAAGCATTTGTTACTGTTCTAAATTAGACAATAGGTATGAAGCTTATTTAATAAATATTGATGGATCAGGTAAAAACATGCTTACTAATTTAAGGAGCAGGAACCCCTTAGAAGTATTTTTTGATAATTCCGGTCAAAATATAATAATTGCTGCAAATAATGGAGTGTCAAATAGTTATTATGTTTACAATATTATTAGCCGGGAATTATCTGAGATAAATGAAAATGTTAAATCACTGGATCTATAG
- a CDS encoding serine/threonine protein kinase, with amino-acid sequence MIGQIFSNYKLIDVIGKGDMSTVFLARSINTGALSALKVLKSEYTQDEEHINRFFKKKIKITRELEHVNILKLLNFGKKKDWYYLIYEHVAGVCLDVFIIREKSLSIKEIEKILLQVLRALSYAHQKEIVHRDIKPQNILITSYGLVKINDFGIAKALSSKTVTQTGLFMGSPGYISPEQAEGKKVDRRSDLYSVGVLLFELLSGSLPFKSDNPYGYLHKHINIDPPDIEIVARNIPDHLIYITKKCLKKKRSERFNSADEIIKVLQTNSFAVTSVATGPISNGTITSKEDMVQTNKSINSAGSPTIVKGPGIKQSNYETSAISYTYSYYQPIRVFIVLMILTFGLYQVIWFCRNWYQLNKQKKLGIRHFWRTIGLFIPILNLILIYGQLSDVSKYARDSVIKKIIQLEVFLQLGLLFQ; translated from the coding sequence TTGATTGGCCAAATATTTTCAAACTATAAGTTAATTGATGTAATAGGCAAAGGTGACATGTCAACTGTATTTTTAGCAAGGAGTATAAATACTGGAGCATTGTCTGCGCTTAAAGTGTTAAAAAGTGAATATACCCAAGATGAAGAGCATATTAATAGGTTTTTTAAAAAAAAAATAAAAATTACCAGAGAGCTTGAACATGTAAATATTTTAAAATTATTAAATTTTGGAAAAAAGAAAGATTGGTATTATTTAATATATGAACATGTTGCCGGGGTATGCTTAGATGTTTTTATCATAAGGGAAAAAAGTTTATCCATAAAGGAAATAGAAAAAATATTGCTACAAGTCTTAAGAGCATTATCTTATGCCCACCAGAAAGAAATAGTCCACAGGGATATAAAGCCTCAAAATATTTTAATAACTTCTTATGGCTTAGTGAAGATTAATGATTTTGGAATTGCTAAAGCTTTATCCAGTAAAACTGTAACTCAAACTGGTTTGTTCATGGGCTCTCCAGGCTATATATCTCCCGAACAGGCAGAAGGTAAAAAAGTGGACAGAAGGTCAGACTTATATTCTGTAGGTGTGTTGCTATTTGAATTATTATCTGGGAGTCTCCCATTTAAATCAGATAACCCTTATGGTTATTTACATAAGCATATTAATATAGACCCACCGGATATAGAAATAGTGGCCAGAAATATACCGGATCACCTTATATACATTACAAAGAAATGTTTGAAAAAAAAGCGCAGTGAAAGATTTAATTCAGCTGATGAAATTATAAAGGTATTACAAACTAACTCTTTTGCTGTTACCAGTGTTGCCACTGGACCAATAAGTAATGGGACAATTACTTCAAAGGAGGATATGGTACAAACAAATAAAAGTATTAACAGTGCTGGTTCTCCAACTATCGTAAAAGGTCCAGGTATAAAGCAGTCCAATTATGAAACAAGCGCTATTAGTTATACTTATTCTTATTATCAGCCAATAAGGGTTTTTATAGTACTAATGATATTGACTTTTGGTTTGTATCAAGTTATATGGTTTTGCAGGAACTGGTACCAGCTTAATAAACAAAAAAAATTAGGTATTCGTCATTTCTGGCGTACCATAGGATTATTTATCCCAATATTAAATCTAATACTCATTTATGGACAGTTAAGCGATGTTAGTAAATATGCTAGAGATAGCGTGATTAAAAAAATTATTCAGCTGGAGGTATTTTTGCAGCTTGGCTTATTATTTCAATAA
- a CDS encoding serine/threonine protein kinase yields the protein MIGKRIKNFKLISILGKGGMSTVYLAKNIKTEKLVAAKILRSQFTKDSEHLKRFFTRQISLTNLDHPNIVKMLDYGREGSIYFLIYELIQGVSLDKYMQKKNLSLKEIVSISKKILYGLSYAHSKGIIHRDIKPQNILITEDGTVKITDFGIAKILSSHTITQTGAFIGSPGYVSPEQAEGKNLAPPSDIYSFGVMLFEMITGRLPFRSDTPWGVINQHIKSKPPDIKKFSKQVPGYLTDIVNKCLAKNAQDRFSSALEAIEAFNVRRQNNISKKPADTIIKDEKKFFRQKGFEKFWGWNSIIICSLEVIVVLIIYIMAILILNIINTQFSLDQELFSDYFLKSFLLLFWFGLSLGLYIYILGIIKFFHTIKKIKNKYEILSFTNINWLTSKVATIFILIFLFISGSDAISWNLFLLLTLILVSYYFISSVIYGLGIIRGNFKYKKGHNLKSKLAFLYSTIGIIFIIFLIIFFSINTSSNQMVETFASEKETEITEEIINEKIGELPVNLRENFRNIDDKEYLAKLLEDPEAVELCTDLVVWQKTNWMQQLVESGYTIDELKYIIKTVKDFSGAGGNDAYREEYLNSLISPRSETNLPELALEEQAELYKKLFIMQFPAKNVPDLFLVIKDSKYYNDFNVGDLDKLILTINKDQDISSEGPNTSIYLLAYEYDFDSLDGWESFYGSEAIVDGKLYMTGEDINGDGNFVDVIDNMEISLDFNNYNSYMWRIKAGLASNGLKPGTSLNLSLFSDLSTNNYCSLAINNSSSKGDSSISIVEDGETILSNLIINTDYAPEIDKIYDIEVTYSVFTNIFNLTVDGIVVGGGKAIHNWPIIQSGCMRIFNENSVMIDYISIYRYVCSR from the coding sequence ATGATTGGGAAAAGAATAAAAAACTTCAAACTTATTAGCATTCTGGGAAAAGGAGGAATGTCTACAGTATATTTGGCAAAAAATATAAAAACAGAAAAGCTAGTAGCTGCAAAAATATTAAGAAGCCAGTTTACTAAAGATAGCGAGCACCTAAAAAGGTTTTTTACCAGGCAGATAAGCCTGACTAATTTAGATCACCCCAATATAGTAAAAATGCTTGATTATGGCAGAGAAGGCAGCATTTATTTCTTAATTTATGAGCTGATACAGGGTGTAAGCTTGGATAAGTATATGCAGAAAAAAAATCTGTCATTAAAGGAGATAGTAAGTATTTCTAAGAAGATACTGTATGGTTTATCTTATGCCCACAGTAAAGGAATAATACATAGAGATATAAAACCACAAAATATACTCATAACGGAGGATGGCACTGTAAAGATAACTGATTTTGGTATAGCTAAAATCCTATCATCCCATACTATAACCCAAACCGGCGCCTTTATAGGCTCTCCGGGCTATGTGTCTCCAGAACAAGCTGAAGGAAAAAATTTGGCTCCCCCTTCAGACATTTATTCTTTTGGGGTAATGCTTTTTGAGATGATAACAGGGAGATTGCCTTTCAGGTCTGACACACCCTGGGGTGTTATAAACCAGCATATTAAAAGCAAGCCTCCTGATATTAAAAAGTTTTCTAAGCAAGTGCCGGGTTATTTGACCGATATAGTAAATAAGTGCTTGGCCAAAAATGCCCAGGATAGGTTTTCATCTGCCCTGGAAGCGATAGAAGCATTTAATGTTAGAAGACAGAATAATATAAGTAAAAAGCCAGCAGATACAATAATAAAAGATGAAAAAAAATTCTTTAGGCAGAAAGGTTTTGAGAAATTTTGGGGATGGAATTCAATCATAATATGCAGTTTAGAAGTTATAGTGGTATTAATTATTTATATAATGGCTATTTTAATACTAAATATTATTAATACGCAATTTTCATTGGACCAAGAATTATTTTCTGATTATTTTCTGAAGTCCTTTTTATTATTATTCTGGTTTGGATTATCTTTAGGATTATATATTTATATATTGGGAATAATAAAATTTTTCCATACAATTAAAAAAATAAAAAATAAATATGAAATTTTAAGTTTTACAAATATTAATTGGCTCACTTCAAAGGTGGCCACCATTTTTATATTAATATTTTTATTTATAAGTGGCAGTGATGCAATATCTTGGAATTTATTTTTATTATTAACATTAATATTGGTAAGTTATTATTTTATCTCTTCTGTTATCTATGGCTTGGGAATAATAAGAGGGAATTTTAAATATAAGAAGGGCCATAATTTAAAAAGCAAACTGGCTTTCTTATATAGCACAATCGGCATTATCTTTATAATTTTCTTAATTATATTTTTTTCTATAAATACTTCTAGCAACCAAATGGTAGAGACATTTGCTTCTGAGAAAGAAACAGAAATAACAGAAGAAATAATTAATGAAAAAATTGGAGAACTTCCAGTTAATTTAAGGGAAAATTTTAGAAATATTGATGATAAAGAATACTTAGCAAAGCTTTTAGAAGACCCAGAGGCTGTAGAATTATGCACTGACTTAGTAGTATGGCAAAAAACAAATTGGATGCAGCAGTTGGTTGAAAGTGGATATACAATAGATGAGTTAAAATACATTATAAAAACAGTAAAGGATTTCAGTGGAGCTGGAGGGAATGATGCTTATAGGGAAGAATACTTAAATTCTTTAATTTCACCCAGATCTGAAACTAACTTGCCAGAATTGGCACTTGAAGAGCAAGCAGAACTTTATAAAAAATTATTTATAATGCAGTTTCCTGCAAAAAATGTACCTGATTTATTTTTGGTCATAAAAGATAGTAAATATTATAATGACTTTAATGTAGGTGATTTAGACAAGCTTATTTTAACTATTAATAAAGACCAGGATATAAGTAGTGAAGGGCCTAATACATCTATTTATTTGTTAGCTTATGAGTACGATTTTGATAGTCTAGATGGTTGGGAATCATTTTATGGAAGTGAAGCAATAGTAGATGGTAAATTATATATGACGGGTGAAGATATTAACGGGGATGGTAATTTTGTAGATGTTATAGATAATATGGAAATAAGTTTAGATTTTAATAACTATAATAGTTATATGTGGAGGATAAAGGCAGGTTTGGCTAGCAATGGTTTAAAGCCAGGCACAAGCTTGAATTTGAGCTTATTTTCAGATCTTTCTACAAATAATTATTGTTCATTAGCTATAAACAATAGTAGTTCTAAAGGTGATAGTAGCATTTCGATTGTTGAGGATGGGGAAACAATATTAAGCAATTTAATTATTAACACTGATTATGCTCCTGAAATAGATAAAATATATGATATTGAAGTAACATATTCTGTATTTACAAATATTTTTAATTTAACAGTAGATGGAATCGTTGTTGGCGGAGGTAAAGCCATTCATAACTGGCCTATTATCCAATCGGGTTGTATGAGAATATTTAATGAAAATAGTGTAATGATTGATTATATATCAATTTACCGGTATGTTTGTTCTAGGTAA
- a CDS encoding IS256 family transposase produces MSKYSGKIQYVKDEQESSWSVLEQIARKGAKKMLQLALENEVEEYIQKHSNLTGEDGKRVVVKNGHMPQRDITTGMGPLTITQPRVDDRGLKKRFSSNILPRYLRRIPSVDNLVPVLYLKGISTNDFGTALESILGKGVSGLSAANIVRLKRIWEEEYDDWRKRDLSDKEYVYFWVDGIYFNVRLDDSRSAILIIMAADQHGNKELVAAQDGYRESKIAWTEILADLKRRGLKMGPKLSIGDGGLGFWAALSEIYPQSRRQRCWVHKTANILDKMPKSIQSKAKAMIHDMYMASTKEDALAAYDHFISSFSDKYPRAVECLAKDKEDLFSFYDFPATHWIHIRTTNPIESTFSTVRLRTYKTKGCGSRTATLTMVYKLALEASRTWKRLKGYKLILKVLEGKKFVDGELEEEVAA; encoded by the coding sequence ATGAGTAAGTATAGTGGAAAAATCCAATATGTAAAAGATGAGCAGGAATCATCCTGGTCAGTACTGGAACAGATTGCAAGAAAAGGTGCAAAGAAAATGCTGCAGCTAGCATTAGAAAACGAAGTGGAAGAGTACATACAAAAACATTCCAACCTTACTGGTGAAGACGGAAAAAGAGTAGTAGTAAAAAATGGCCATATGCCTCAAAGAGATATCACTACCGGCATGGGTCCCCTAACCATTACCCAGCCCCGGGTAGATGACAGGGGGCTTAAAAAAAGATTTAGCAGCAACATCCTTCCCCGCTACCTCCGTAGGATTCCCAGCGTGGATAACCTGGTTCCTGTGCTCTACCTAAAGGGAATATCTACCAATGACTTTGGCACCGCGCTTGAAAGTATCCTGGGCAAAGGCGTAAGCGGGCTCTCAGCAGCCAATATAGTGAGGCTAAAGAGGATATGGGAAGAAGAGTATGATGACTGGAGAAAAAGGGATCTATCGGATAAAGAGTATGTATACTTTTGGGTAGATGGTATCTATTTTAATGTCCGCCTTGATGATAGCCGATCGGCCATACTTATCATAATGGCAGCAGACCAGCACGGCAATAAAGAACTGGTAGCAGCCCAGGACGGCTACAGGGAGAGTAAAATAGCTTGGACAGAGATTCTGGCTGATCTAAAAAGAAGGGGCCTTAAAATGGGCCCTAAGCTATCCATTGGTGATGGCGGACTTGGCTTTTGGGCAGCCCTTTCTGAAATATATCCACAGAGTAGAAGGCAGCGCTGCTGGGTGCATAAAACTGCCAATATATTAGATAAAATGCCTAAAAGCATACAGTCTAAGGCCAAGGCCATGATTCATGATATGTATATGGCCTCCACCAAGGAGGATGCTCTGGCCGCATATGACCACTTTATATCCTCTTTTTCAGATAAGTACCCCAGGGCGGTAGAATGCCTTGCCAAAGACAAAGAGGATCTGTTTAGCTTCTATGATTTTCCAGCCACCCACTGGATTCATATAAGAACCACCAATCCCATTGAATCTACCTTTTCTACAGTAAGGCTAAGGACCTACAAGACCAAGGGGTGTGGCTCAAGGACTGCAACGCTAACCATGGTCTACAAGCTAGCCCTGGAGGCTTCCAGAACCTGGAAGAGGCTAAAGGGCTATAAGCTTATACTGAAGGTACTGGAGGGTAAGAAATTTGTTGACGGAGAACTAGAAGAGGAGGTAGCTGCATAA
- a CDS encoding transposase — protein sequence MSKFWGSGQSRIEDSVLAQGTVIVAGIDEYGYREILAVEMIDTETTQSYERIFKTLKARGLSGLKLVISDDNRGLVKAVKKHFLGAFWQRCSFHFIKNVVDLVPRVKRKLLAEDLEAVFSCSSKKQALNLAKEVSKKYSKYSGIDEMLTQDILDVLTFMDFPVEHRRRIRTVNLIERLNSEIKRRTNVVRIFPNPESAKRLISAICIEKNEEWISGRKYLNMDYLKNYKLPEPKVNEGSLVALT from the coding sequence GTGTCTAAATTTTGGGGTTCAGGTCAATCCAGGATAGAAGATAGCGTACTGGCTCAAGGAACAGTAATTGTTGCAGGCATAGATGAATATGGCTACAGGGAAATACTGGCAGTAGAGATGATAGATACAGAAACTACCCAGTCTTACGAGAGGATATTTAAGACCTTAAAGGCTAGAGGCCTAAGCGGGCTAAAGCTAGTAATATCAGATGATAACCGGGGCCTGGTAAAGGCAGTCAAAAAACATTTTTTAGGTGCATTCTGGCAAAGATGCTCCTTTCACTTTATTAAAAACGTGGTAGATCTTGTGCCCAGAGTAAAAAGGAAACTTCTTGCAGAGGACCTAGAGGCAGTATTTAGCTGCTCCTCTAAAAAGCAGGCCCTTAATTTAGCAAAGGAGGTTTCTAAAAAGTATTCTAAATACTCTGGAATTGATGAAATGTTAACTCAAGATATACTGGACGTCCTAACCTTTATGGATTTTCCAGTAGAGCATAGAAGAAGAATAAGGACAGTAAACCTTATAGAAAGGCTAAATTCTGAAATTAAAAGAAGGACCAATGTGGTGCGTATCTTTCCCAACCCGGAAAGTGCTAAAAGACTAATATCAGCCATATGCATTGAAAAGAATGAAGAGTGGATATCAGGGAGAAAATATTTAAATATGGATTACTTAAAAAACTATAAGCTTCCAGAACCTAAGGTAAATGAAGGTAGTCTGGTGGCATTGACATAG
- a CDS encoding integrase core domain-containing protein → MSAKGMPVENAFAESFFGSLKVEEIYMWDYETYADVVDRLPYFIEEVYNKKRLHSSIGYMPPEEFENNLMNDIKNSCKIYY, encoded by the coding sequence ATGTCGGCAAAAGGCATGCCGGTGGAAAATGCCTTTGCAGAGTCGTTTTTTGGAAGCCTTAAAGTGGAGGAGATTTATATGTGGGACTATGAGACTTATGCAGATGTAGTAGACAGGCTTCCCTACTTTATCGAAGAGGTTTATAACAAAAAGAGGCTGCATTCTTCCATCGGTTATATGCCTCCGGAAGAATTTGAGAATAATTTGATGAATGATATTAAAAATTCCTGTAAAATCTATTATTAA
- a CDS encoding IS3 family transposase, whose product MGISRATYYYQPRDKKGKEGRDRELAKRIREICYKYPYYGYRRVTAALRRAGVAVNHKKVAKLMREMSIQVKKRKKFTRTTNSSHNLRVYPNLIKDLVIERINQVWCADITYIGIRVGFVYLAAVIDAFSRKVVGYAIGKSLAAELTIEALRMAIISRDTSDLIHHSDKGIQYCCTDYINLLNSHGI is encoded by the coding sequence ATGGGCATATCAAGAGCAACCTACTACTACCAGCCCAGGGATAAAAAGGGCAAAGAGGGCCGAGACAGGGAGCTGGCAAAGCGCATTAGGGAGATATGTTACAAATATCCCTACTACGGCTACAGGAGGGTCACTGCTGCCCTCAGGCGGGCTGGGGTAGCAGTAAACCATAAAAAGGTTGCAAAACTTATGAGGGAGATGAGTATACAGGTTAAAAAGAGGAAAAAATTTACCCGTACCACCAATAGCAGCCATAACCTAAGGGTATACCCAAACCTCATAAAGGATCTGGTCATAGAGAGAATAAACCAGGTATGGTGCGCTGATATTACCTATATCGGTATAAGAGTTGGCTTTGTGTATCTGGCAGCTGTTATCGATGCCTTCAGCCGCAAAGTGGTAGGTTATGCCATAGGCAAGAGCCTGGCAGCAGAACTTACAATAGAAGCTTTAAGAATGGCAATAATAAGCAGGGATACCTCTGACCTAATCCACCATTCTGATAAGGGCATCCAGTACTGCTGCACCGATTACATTAACCTATTAAACAGTCATGGTATTTAG
- a CDS encoding transposase, whose amino-acid sequence MGKQRRKYSIELKMELVERVLAGASALEVARDEEISPSLIKKWKREYLDGKFHGTSASDSELKKLQLKNCKLEQMVGKLTMGNYLLKKEKEYLAARRKEISSQVSGPNSNQPGRWQN is encoded by the coding sequence ATGGGGAAACAGAGAAGAAAATATTCAATAGAACTGAAAATGGAACTGGTAGAAAGAGTGCTTGCGGGAGCAAGCGCCCTGGAGGTAGCAAGGGATGAGGAAATAAGCCCTAGCCTTATAAAAAAATGGAAAAGAGAATATCTGGATGGAAAGTTCCACGGGACTTCGGCAAGCGACTCAGAGCTAAAAAAACTTCAGTTAAAAAACTGCAAGCTGGAGCAGATGGTAGGAAAGCTCACCATGGGAAACTACCTTTTAAAAAAAGAGAAAGAATATCTTGCAGCCAGGAGAAAAGAGATTTCATCTCAAGTGTCCGGTCCAAATTCAAATCAACCGGGGAGGTGGCAAAACTGA
- a CDS encoding transposase, producing the protein MMGNFKNNAKEKKFQDALVDEKDFLKNIIQGFCQNLLEEEMEDHLGAKKYERTDIRQCHRNGYKPRMLKTRVGTLNLLVPQDKDGNFSTDLFARYQRSEKVLVLTLMEMYVKGISTRKVADVTEKLCGTSFSSSTISSLASKLDAKISAWNARPLEKAYPYLLVDTTYIKSEVNPINWTLS; encoded by the coding sequence GTGATGGGCAATTTCAAGAATAATGCTAAAGAGAAAAAGTTTCAAGATGCACTGGTAGATGAAAAGGATTTTTTAAAAAATATTATTCAAGGTTTTTGCCAAAACCTACTGGAAGAAGAGATGGAAGACCACCTAGGCGCTAAAAAATATGAAAGGACCGACATCCGGCAATGCCATAGAAATGGTTACAAGCCCAGGATGCTAAAAACCAGAGTTGGCACTCTAAATCTGTTGGTCCCTCAAGACAAAGACGGAAATTTTTCTACCGATCTATTTGCCCGTTACCAGAGATCTGAAAAAGTACTGGTACTAACACTAATGGAGATGTATGTAAAAGGAATATCTACCAGGAAGGTAGCAGATGTAACTGAAAAACTCTGTGGTACCTCTTTTAGCTCTTCTACCATATCATCTCTTGCCTCAAAGTTAGATGCAAAGATATCAGCCTGGAATGCCAGACCACTGGAAAAAGCCTATCCGTATCTGTTGGTAGATACCACCTACATAAAATCTGAAGTGAACCCCATAAACTGGACACTTTCTTAA